GAATTTTTGAGACCAACATATCAAGCATTCTAGTAGTAAGGCGACCAAAAATCAAAGGTGCCCCAAGGTACATCGTTGGAAAATTTCCTTCCACAAAACCTGTCAAGTGTAATAGCCCCTTTCTTCTGGAAATGTTGATCTTGTTGGATAAAAAGAGATTTGATTTCTCCTTATTGATTAATTGGCCAGACCAACTTCCATACAAATCCAACGTCTTCAACAGCATCTTCAAAGATCTCCTTTCCCCGAAAGCAAAAACAAACAAGTCATCCGCATATAATAGATGAGAGATTAAAGGAGCTCCCCTCGGAAGATAAAAATTTCCAATCTTGCCttccccaattttttttttttaataatctagaaagaatttcttccataaaaataaataaatatgaagatAGTGGATCACCTTGCAAAAGGCCCCGTTGAGACTTGAAGAAACCCCTATACGTACCATTCATCATGATCGAAAACCATGGTATCTTAACACATTCTTCTATTAAGTTACAAACATGATTAGAGAAGCCAAAACCCTCCAAGACATAAATAAAAAATCTCCAGTCAATTCTATTATAAGCTTTTGTCATATCTACTTTTAATACTACACTTCCCCCTTCACTCTTTTTGTTGATTGAGTGAACCATTTCTTGCACTAGAgtactattttcaaaaatacttcagAGAGATAAttctataatttttgaaaaaattttgtatgCGACAAAACACAAGctaaaaaatatatgaatgttATGATGTtcttaaatataaaaatataataatatattttaatattataatattataatatttagtacaatataatatacaaaacaatataatactattatataataatttataatgTTATGATATTGTTGTATTATATTactatttaataaaattataaatacttATAAGATATTAATCATTAATatgattaatttaatattttaaatttaattatatcagcaaataacattttatttattttaaaaaatatcatttagAATGATCCAGTACATTTAATAATGATATGTACTTTTTATAGTATATTAGTTGAATTAGAACCATTTAAAAATATCAAGTAGTGTTATAGGCCTAAGGTTTGTAGCTATTATGGACCCACATTGGAGTAGAAGAGAAGATTAAAATGAATATGTAAGTGATATGTGTCATGCTTTTGAACAAAGCGATTCACATTTAATCCTTATTAAAGGAATTTGAGAGTCCAATAGAACAAACTTCCATATAATTTATTATACAATATTATTATATTGCTTGTATTATTGTTTTATTCACATTTTATGTATCatatatgtagacaccccattttttctaTGGCTTACACAACAAAAGTTGggcaaattttctttttatttcaataaagtgagaaatataatatatatatatatatatatatatatatatatataatacaggGAAATTGAATCTCTtttatattggaaaaaaaatgaaataaaaaaaatgggaAGACCAGATACTCCAATTCTGTGCTTGCACCTGCACACACATAAATgaattttagttaaaaaattagaattgaaaactAATTAGTTAGTTAAGATTAATTGAATAATTTAAATTGGCTACTCAACTTATTTGgcaaattagttttaaatttgattATTCAATCAAATTTAAGTTAAGAATTATGAACAAACCTATAAATAGAGGTCTCCCAGAGGTGAGAATGACACACAGGCATAGATAGACAGATAGATGCATTCGAGAGTGGGAGGTGGGAGGCAGAAAATTGAGAGTTTGAAAGAATTGTGAGTCTGGAGGAGAATTTGTGATGATTAAGAAAAGGTAGAATTCAGATAAAGGCTACGAGGTCAGAATTAAGAATTAGAGAAGTTGCAAAACTTGAGGCTTGAAGATTGATAAGAGGAGGACAAGATTCAGAGAAGCCGTGAAGGATTGGCGTCAAGCTTAAAGGTTGGAGAAGTTTGAAGACAAATGTtagttgttttttaatttttgtttaattctattttaatttcaaaaaattttaaaatcaaaatcctGAGGTTTGAATGTAAATCTGAATTTAAGATTTGGATCAAATACCCAAACCCGAATATCCATTTTCAGATTTGAGCCCATATACCCTAACTCGAGTTAACTATCCGAGATCTGACCCAATCAATTGATCCAAAGACCTAAGACCCAGGACCATTGACCATTTACCTGTGATAACTTAGCTTTCCATTCAATTAGACCCAAAGCCCAATTGGGCATGTGATAGCTCAACCTAATCTGGTTAAATTAAACCCAAAACTCAATTGGGCCTCAGATAGTTCAGCCCATTTAATCCAAGTTTGAGCCCAGTAATCCAAGGAGGGAGAAAAGAGGGAGGTGAAAAAACTTAAACTAGAGGAGGTATGTAGAGATAAAGAGAGTGGAGACTAATGAGGAGAATAAAGAGAAACAAAAGACACTTAAATTTATTTCGCGCTAAACTATTGCATGATATTTGTTGAATTGAGTCGAGAATCCCCTTATAATAGCCATTTACACATATTTATACCTTTAGTATAATAACCATTTATGCGTATTTATACTTTTCTAGGTCAAACTTACATTAATTTTATGGCTACAaacattaatttaaaataataaattttaataatagagaaattttataaaacatttaaaaccccaTAGTAAATTGGGACAATTTTAAACATTAAAGGTCCAAATTATTTTGTCGAATGCATATTTGTCTTACTACTTAATGATGAAGTGATCTTCTCCTGATGATTTAAGTGATCATCATTGTCTATTTACTTTGTATTCTTTGTCACTTGGGTAATAAGTGATTTCATCATACAAGCGATTTATATCTCGCTTGCAGTGTTTGACTTATGCTTCTTATAAGCGATTCTCAACTTACTCACTTTCCTAAGTAGATGATATTTAATTGACCTTATTAGGTGAACTCTTTTTTAATGTTGATTATCTTGATTAAAGGTCACCACCATATTTGAGTTGCTTTAAAATGACACAATCATATACTGTGTACAAGTAAAATAACATTTGGCCAATTTAACTCAAGAAAGTAAGaaaaaatgattgaaatatttcttcaagtgaaaatattaaaaatgtaaaTATAAACTTATCAATTTTGTGTTTTGAAATCTCAATTTTAGATGTGTGGTTTAgacaaaatgtaatataaatttatattaaaatttgtaaaaatcTATGCCCAAAAGAAAAAAATGCTTTAACTCATTGAACGGAAGGACATGGAGGGAATAACTGATAATGTCTAAGGGTAAAATCAACCGTATGCCAAACCTACAAGAGTGAGCATGGTTCTGAACCTGAAAACCCTAGAGCCAGGGAGAGAGACAGAGCGAGCGAGAGAGGCAGAGAGAGCGAGAATGGTGTCCGGATCCGGAGTTTGCGCGCGCCAGGTGGTGGTTGATGCACGCCACCACATGTTGGGGCGGCTGTCGTCGATTGTCGCGAAGGAGCTGCTCAACGGCCAGAAAGTGGTGGTTGTGCGGTGCGAGGAAATTTGTCTCTCAGGTGGCCTTGTGCGTCAGAAGATGAAGTATCTCCGTTTCCTTCGCAAGCGCATGAACACCAAACCCTCTCATGGTCCCATCCACTTCCGTGCTCCGGCCAAGATCCTTTGGCGCACCATCCgcgggtctctctctctctctctcttcctaaGCTTGGATTTGTTTTTGATTTTGtgatttgttttttaatttttgtttggtttttaTTGTTGGGTTGTAGGATGATTCCGCATAAGACGAAGCGTGGAGCTGCAGCGTTGGCGAGGTTGAAGGCGTACGAAGGGGTTCCTCCGCCTTACGATAAGAAGAAGAGGATGGTCATTCCCGATGCTCTCAAGTGAGTATGATTTGTTTGCTTTTCTTTTCGAAAAAAGTTGGTGAATTGCACACACCTTCACTAACACACTTGAAACACAAATTCACTTGTTTGCCGCTGTGACTGCCTCGTTTCATTGATTTTGATTGGAGTATTTTGTTagagttttgattgattttttggaaatggaGCTAGGGTTTTGAGGCTTCAAGCTGGGCACAAGTACTGCTTGTTGGGACAACTTTCAAAGGAGGTTGGATGGAACCATTATGACATTATCAGGGTGAGGTTCAATTGCTCAATGTTTTATACTTTGTCGCCTGTTTTGTATCTGTTATAACGATCATCTTTGCTCTTGCTATTTTTTTTTGTGTCTATCTGTTCAACTACTAGATACTGATGAGATGTCTGAGGTGGTTGATCATTGATGTGTGATATTGTTGATGAATGTGCTCATTTTATGTGTAAATAAACAGCCTCTGTAGTTATACTAACTTCTGCAGGTTTAAGTGTTTAGTGACTTGTGGCCTGCTTATAGAATTTGTCTTGGAAACCGAATTATTATGTCTGAACCCCATCTGaggatgttttaaatttttaattcagGTTTTGTTGAATCAATAATGCTCTGATTGGACATTTTGAGTTTTTGCTGAGATTGTCAATTCTTGCAGCTTGTCATATTCTCCTACCTAGGATCTTTTGCATCTTATCCATTTACATTTGCGAAATTGCTAACTGAAGTTAACCTTAATACATTGTGTCTGTCCTATTACCTATATTTTTGGGTTTCTTGGAGGTAATTGTAGCCAAGAAATCTGCAATTCAAATGCATGTATTGGCCTTCTTCTATAATTTTGATTTTCTATGTTCTATTGAGTGTCCATAATTTTTTTGGTTGATGATCTTCATATCCAGTGGAAAGTAACCATCATGAATTTGGTACTTGTATAGTTCATTTTACAAATGTTTTATATGCCTACTCTTATATTACCTACCATACTGCCCCAGTTGCTGTCATAATTTTTGAggttaaagtaattttttttattcctcTCTTGATGCAAAACAACTTATCCtatttcaatttttcctttctctCAGTACTTGACTAGTTGATAAATTTGTTTACTGGCATATGAATTCATCTACCTAGAGTTTAAATGATTGTATGTTCATAATGTGATGTTCTTATGAGAAGTTAATCTGACCTATAAATCTGTGTTGCTGAAGATTCTTTGCATTCACTAAAGCTCATCTGTATGTAAGGCATCCTTTTTGATTGGgagttatttcatttttttttttgtaaaatgatATCTTTTGTTATTTTATTCAAGCTTCAAGGTTTATTATATTTTTGGTACTAGGGTGTATTCAAGTTAAGGCGAAATAAATTTTAAGCTTGAAATTTGAAACAACTCGATTTATCATTTAGTTGTTGAACTCAAGTTCAACTTGACTATGCAATAAAACTTGAGCTTGGTTCAATTAAGTTGGTTAtggttataaaataatattaaataagcTTAATTAAACTTGCAAGTGGTATTTCAGGACTTCAATTTACTTGTTTAGCTTGGGCTTGACTTTAGAGTCAAATTGAGTCTAGCTTGATTGAGTCAAGTTCAAGTGGCAATTGTGCTGATATGACTTATTTACATTATACCCCTATTGTGAATAAAGATTGAGTGCATTAGGTGTGTTGTGTAattgtagaatatccttaaaattaaaaggaaagttttataagatgactataagGTCAGCTATGCTTTATGTTTCAGAATGTtgaacaattaaaaaatatgtaccaaaaaataaaagttgctgagatgcgaatgttaaggtagatgagtggtttaacattaaagataaagtaagaaatgagcatatgcgtaataatttaggcatagcactggTTGAAAACAAGTTTAGGGAGGGacggcttagatggtttgagcatttgaaatGCAGGCCTAGTAGAGAACCTGTGAGGAGTGAGCTGGTTATTGTTTCTGGAATAAAAAGGGGTTGGggtaggggtaggggtaggctTAAAATAACTTCGTGAGGTagtaaggaaggatttaatagccttcaATTTAATAGAGGAAAACTCTTTTAATTGGGTGAATTGGAGGAAAAGTATTCATGTAGCCAACCTCACTtggtgagacttaaggcttgttcTTGTTGTTGTACATCTTGAGTGCCATGCATATTCCTTGAAATTCTGAAGCTTTTATTGCCATAGTTATTTCACATAATTTAGGTGAGTACAAGTAATGTGTCATTTGTTTTAACTTGAGTTTTACTAAGCTGGCTTATTTTATGGGGCATGAGAGAGCATATATATGAAGTTTGTCATAATCCCATGGAGGAAGAATGCTATTGTGCGAAGGAAAAAGCTTATGCATGTTTGTTTTATGTTGGTAACAGGAACTGGaggagaagagaaaagagagggCACAGGTGGCATATCAGAGGAAGAAGCAGCTCGCAAAACTCAGGGTCAAGGCCGAGAAAACAGCAGAGGAGAAGCTTGGATCCCAGTTGGATATATTGGCTCCTGTGAAATACTGAAGTGTTTTATGGTTACATTGATATTTTGCTTCTGTTGACTCGGTTTTCTCCAGTGCTTTTGCGATTTTAGAGAAGTAAAACTATGATGAGTTTAGGAGTGgtcattttgttttttttatatttcagTGTAGCATGATTCTTCTATAAATTAGACTTTCTGTTGGCTAAACAGTGCCTAATTATGCTTGCAATTGGATTTCCTGAATTGCTTTTGCCTTTTTCTGCCAGTCCTGTTCGGTATTGTGAATGTTCTCCGACCCTGATGGCTTGTTTGGTTGGAGGGAATCAATGCTGGAATGGAATCATAATTCCAGTTCTGATTCCTTTCCATTGTTTGGTTAGTATATCAATGGAGTGCTGATTCTTCTGGATTACTCAGGGGCATTACTTTGAAGGAATAGGAATTCCACCACGTTTCTATTGGAATGGGCATTTCATCCCTTGATTTTTCTTCCAAGACGTAAAGTCCTTGTACAAAAATTATAATTCCATGAAATTGCTTTGATGCCCAAGCAAATCCCCTTCTCTGCAAGTCTCTTCAATTTCCATAGCCACTGTCTGCTGGTTGACATCTTGGCAGCTTGCTGGTTGGCAGCAATACACTGGCGCTGCAATGTACACGTTGAGCATCTTGAGGGTGGATGAATCCATGGATATAAACTCAGGAATTGTTCAGGCGTTGGTGATGCAGATTAATCCAGAGTTCGATGGCCTATTATGGAGTCTTGAAGGTTTTATTGCTCGAGAGACTTTTGGTGGCGCATATGGGCGGACCATATTGCTGGAAGATTCACCAAGAATGTGCAGCCTGCTGTCTTAGCTCTCATCTTTGTCAGGTTTTCAAGAAGAAATTCAATCCGTCTTAGGTCTCATCTTTCTCAGGttttcaagaaaaaattcaaTCGTAAGCTACCGTTAATGGCCTGGCCTTGTGTGCGAAATCACCATGTTTTAGTTGTTCCCCGAGTTTGAAGGTTCCGTCATCTTTCCTCGAGCACGAAGATTTCCAGTTGTGTTTTTGAGGAAGCTTTTGGATAAATGGCAAAATCACTGCTTAATCTCTTCTTGTATTTCCTTCCTCTTTTGATTGTGTTTTGCGAATTAAACAAGCTTTTTAGGAGTTCTGAGCTTCTTTCAGGGGAACTCTTTCTTCATGGCTGTTTGCCAGTTCGCCTCTTTCTAACCGCTCTAGTGCTTCACGGAAATTAAGTAAATGGTTTACTATTTAATTCGTTCACTTCCCAACAATTTACTTATGATCCTCTTAAGGCTCTGAAGGTTTCGTTTTGGCTGAGGTTACTAATGTAATCTTGTTCTGTTTTCTGGGTTGTTTGGTACTAGAAGAATATTAGGGAAACAAGAGTACTATAGAATTTATTTTTTCTAGGAGAAGAAATATATTAAagaatttatttatcttttttcatgttttattgttgagagaaaataaaatatataaaaaagttGATCAATAAACTTTTTACTAGTAAAATTTAGAGGcattagtttttattattttttttgtcatATTATGAGTTATTTTTTTAGTAGTATTCATTTGAAAATGGAGAGAACTGCAATATCACATTTTTTATTAAGTTGGAGCAAAAGAAATGGGtacaatattttattattaagagCATTTGAAAAGGAGAAAAAATacagtacattttttttttttttttatcaagcaAAGCAAATGAAGTGGTGCTTATCTTGAGATTTGGCAGTGGGTTACTATGTTTGGAGTTCTTGTGAAAGTGATGGTTTTGGGGGTATTTGACTTAAATGGTCAGTGCTAAGAAGAGATTAGGTCAGGAACAATAAACTATTAAATTGTTGGTGATCATTTTGGATATTAAACTGTTTGGTggtaattttagattttaaaatttgtcTAGTTGAATTAGAAGTGAAAAATTGTTCGATTTGGTAACtagtaaaacaaaaaaaacaaaaaaagaagtgaaaattatttcctaatttatttatTAGGTCGCGAAGCAT
The Malania oleifera isolate guangnan ecotype guangnan chromosome 13, ASM2987363v1, whole genome shotgun sequence DNA segment above includes these coding regions:
- the LOC131145953 gene encoding large ribosomal subunit protein uL13w-like, whose translation is MVLNLKTLEPGRETERAREAERARMVSGSGVCARQVVVDARHHMLGRLSSIVAKELLNGQKVVVVRCEEICLSGGLVRQKMKYLRFLRKRMNTKPSHGPIHFRAPAKILWRTIRGMIPHKTKRGAAALARLKAYEGVPPPYDKKKRMVIPDALKVLRLQAGHKYCLLGQLSKEVGWNHYDIIRELEEKRKERAQVAYQRKKQLAKLRVKAEKTAEEKLGSQLDILAPVKY